The Listeria monocytogenes genome window below encodes:
- a CDS encoding metal-dependent hydrolase codes for MKISFHGQSCIKIITRDTTILVDPFISGNEKCDLKAEEQMPDFIVLSHGHDDHVGDTVEIAKNSGATVICNADLASFLAVEDGLENIAPMHIGGKRQFSFGQVKLTQAFHGSQTVRDGRIVNLGFPTGIVFTIEDKNIYFAGDTGLFSDMKLIGELNPLDVAFLPIGDNFTMGPEDAAIAARFLQAKLVVPMHYNTFPLIAQDPHKFVASLDEGITGKVLEIGESIEI; via the coding sequence ATGAAGATTTCATTTCATGGTCAGTCTTGTATTAAAATAATTACTCGGGATACAACTATTCTCGTAGATCCATTTATTTCTGGTAATGAGAAATGTGATTTAAAAGCAGAAGAGCAGATGCCTGACTTTATCGTTCTGTCGCATGGGCATGACGATCATGTCGGTGATACAGTTGAAATTGCTAAAAATTCAGGAGCAACCGTTATTTGTAACGCGGATTTAGCTTCCTTTTTGGCAGTAGAGGATGGACTTGAAAATATAGCACCAATGCATATTGGTGGGAAAAGACAGTTTAGCTTTGGGCAAGTGAAGTTAACGCAAGCGTTTCATGGATCGCAGACGGTTCGAGATGGCCGCATTGTTAACCTAGGTTTCCCAACTGGGATTGTGTTTACAATAGAAGATAAAAATATTTATTTTGCAGGGGATACTGGTTTGTTTTCTGATATGAAATTAATTGGTGAATTAAACCCGTTAGACGTTGCTTTCTTGCCGATTGGAGATAATTTTACCATGGGGCCAGAGGATGCGGCAATTGCGGCACGATTTTTACAAGCAAAATTAGTTGTTCCAATGCACTACAATACGTTTCCTTTAATTGCACAAGACCCACACAAATTCGTCGCATCGCTTGACGAAGGGATAACTGGAAAAGTGCTTGAAATCGGAGAAAGTATCGAAATCTAA
- a CDS encoding M24 family metallopeptidase: MEKNIDVLQNWLKDQGAEVAFLTDPENIAYFSGYHSEPHERVLGLAVFPDSEPFLFTPALEVEDVRGGDWTHPAYGYNDTENPFTIIADEIKKRVANPSKFAIEKKHMSVDRYEQLNGLFSGSSFIPIEHKIEQIRLIKTEAELKILKEAALLADYAVRVGVNEIAEGKTEAEIVAKIEYEMKKKGVTAMSFDTMVLTGKNGALPHGTPGETKIKKGDLVLFDLGVVHQGYCSDITRTVAFGAISDEQKKIYDTVLEAQIAAVEKVKAGVKASEIDLTARNIIREAGFGDYFPHRLGHGLGASVHEFPSITETNNMELQENMVFTIEPGIYVPGVAGVRIEDDLVVTKDGVQVLTEFPKTLQVIN, encoded by the coding sequence ATGGAAAAAAATATCGATGTCTTACAAAATTGGCTAAAAGATCAAGGTGCCGAAGTGGCATTTTTGACAGACCCAGAGAACATCGCTTATTTCTCGGGTTATCATAGCGAGCCTCACGAGCGCGTGCTTGGCTTAGCAGTTTTCCCAGATAGTGAGCCGTTTTTATTTACACCCGCTCTTGAAGTAGAAGATGTGCGCGGTGGCGACTGGACACACCCTGCATACGGATATAACGATACCGAGAATCCTTTCACAATTATTGCAGACGAAATCAAAAAACGCGTTGCAAATCCAAGCAAATTTGCTATCGAGAAAAAACATATGAGCGTAGATCGTTACGAACAATTAAACGGATTATTCTCGGGCAGCTCTTTCATTCCGATTGAACACAAAATTGAGCAAATTCGTCTGATTAAAACCGAAGCAGAACTAAAAATATTAAAAGAAGCAGCCTTATTAGCCGATTACGCCGTACGAGTTGGTGTAAACGAAATCGCAGAAGGTAAAACAGAAGCAGAAATCGTGGCGAAAATCGAATACGAAATGAAGAAAAAAGGCGTAACTGCCATGTCTTTCGATACAATGGTGCTTACTGGTAAAAATGGTGCCCTGCCACACGGTACTCCAGGCGAAACAAAAATCAAAAAAGGCGATTTAGTTTTATTTGATTTAGGCGTTGTCCATCAAGGTTATTGCTCTGATATTACACGCACAGTAGCTTTTGGTGCCATTTCCGATGAACAGAAAAAGATTTACGACACTGTGTTAGAAGCACAAATTGCCGCTGTCGAAAAAGTAAAAGCCGGCGTAAAAGCAAGCGAAATTGATTTAACTGCTAGAAATATTATTCGTGAAGCAGGTTTCGGTGATTATTTCCCACATCGTCTTGGTCACGGTCTTGGCGCAAGTGTCCATGAGTTCCCTTCTATTACAGAAACGAACAATATGGAACTGCAAGAAAACATGGTATTCACTATTGAACCAGGTATTTATGTTCCCGGTGTTGCCGGCGTTCGTATAGAAGATGACCTCGTTGTCACCAAAGACGGCGTACAAGTATTAACAGAATTCCCGAAAACTTTACAAGTAATTAACTAA
- a CDS encoding DHH family phosphoesterase, which translates to MKNEILQQIKQYGTIILHRHVRPDPDAYGSQMGLAEIIRASFPEKKVYSVGNDEKSLQFLGIVDEISDEIYKDALVIVCDTANQERVSDKRFNLGKALIKIDHHPNDDAYGDLLWVDTTASSCSEMIVAFWEMFSEELILTETAARLLYAGIVGDTGRFLYPSTTEETLRLSAHLVTFPFDRPALYRELYELPKNTVKLSGYILQNFVMDENGAATVYLSDTLLKEFEVDPRDASALVSCIENVEGIKAWIMFIQEGPVFRARLRSKGPVINELAKEYGGGGHPLASGATLHNEEEIKEMTAKLQLICATK; encoded by the coding sequence ATGAAAAATGAAATTTTACAACAAATAAAGCAATATGGCACGATTATTTTGCATAGACATGTAAGGCCAGATCCAGATGCCTACGGGTCACAAATGGGGCTTGCAGAAATTATCCGGGCTAGCTTTCCTGAGAAAAAAGTCTATTCAGTTGGAAATGATGAAAAGTCGCTCCAATTTCTTGGTATAGTAGACGAAATATCGGATGAAATTTATAAAGATGCGCTTGTAATTGTGTGTGACACCGCGAATCAAGAAAGGGTTTCAGACAAGCGTTTTAATCTTGGTAAAGCACTAATCAAAATTGACCACCATCCAAATGATGATGCCTATGGTGATTTGCTTTGGGTGGACACGACGGCTTCTTCTTGCAGTGAAATGATTGTCGCTTTTTGGGAAATGTTTTCGGAGGAATTAATTTTGACCGAAACTGCTGCGAGACTTCTTTATGCGGGAATTGTTGGTGATACTGGGAGGTTTTTGTATCCAAGCACAACGGAAGAGACTTTGCGTTTGTCCGCGCATTTAGTGACATTTCCGTTTGATCGTCCGGCTCTTTACCGAGAATTATATGAATTACCGAAAAATACGGTAAAGCTTTCTGGATATATTTTGCAAAACTTTGTCATGGATGAGAATGGTGCTGCAACCGTTTATTTAAGTGATACGCTTTTAAAAGAGTTTGAAGTTGATCCGCGCGACGCTTCCGCACTTGTTTCGTGTATCGAAAATGTGGAAGGTATCAAGGCGTGGATTATGTTCATTCAAGAAGGTCCTGTTTTCAGAGCTCGTTTGCGTTCTAAAGGTCCAGTTATTAATGAATTGGCCAAAGAATATGGGGGTGGTGGACATCCACTTGCTTCTGGTGCGACACTCCATAATGAAGAAGAAATAAAGGAAATGACGGCAAAATTGCAACTTATTTGTGCCACTAAATAA
- the ytoI gene encoding CBS-HotDog domain-containing transcription factor YtoI: MATKHEQILKYIENLAVGEKISVRKIAKNLSVSEGTAYRAIKDAEIIGFVSTIKRVGTLRIERKQKDSIEKLTFAEIVNMIDGQVLGGRSGLYKSLNKFVIGAMTVEAMERYTDAGNLLIVGNRVSAHELALKRGAAVLITGGFDTDDEVKQLADEKELPILSTSYDTFTVATMINRAIYDQLIKKEVVFVEDILTPLETTAFLSTSDKVEDWHKMEEATGHSRFPVVNRAMRLTGMVTSKDILEKNPSISIERVMTKNPLTVGPKMSVASVAHMMIWESIEVIPVVKDDLTLIGIVSRQDILKSMQMIQKQPQVGETIDDTIANQLSEKADTGEEADYEFKVSPQMTNSLGTLSYGVFTQVICEVVQQKLFSMKKRNVAIENVTMYFLKPVQMDATIIIKPRILEMGRKAGKLDVELYLEGILTGKAIVACQMMER; the protein is encoded by the coding sequence GTGGCCACAAAACATGAACAGATTTTAAAATACATTGAAAATCTTGCAGTAGGAGAAAAAATATCTGTACGAAAAATCGCGAAAAACTTGTCTGTAAGCGAGGGAACTGCTTATCGTGCTATTAAAGATGCCGAAATCATTGGATTTGTTTCTACTATTAAACGAGTGGGGACGCTTCGAATTGAACGGAAACAAAAAGATAGTATCGAAAAATTAACTTTTGCTGAGATTGTGAATATGATTGATGGGCAAGTGTTAGGCGGTCGTTCTGGACTATACAAATCGCTTAATAAATTTGTTATTGGAGCGATGACGGTAGAAGCAATGGAACGTTATACGGATGCTGGCAACTTACTAATCGTCGGAAACCGAGTTAGCGCCCATGAACTTGCTTTAAAACGCGGTGCGGCGGTGCTAATTACTGGTGGATTTGATACGGATGACGAAGTAAAACAATTGGCGGATGAGAAAGAATTGCCCATTTTATCAACTTCCTATGATACATTTACAGTCGCAACGATGATTAACCGCGCAATTTATGACCAATTAATAAAAAAAGAAGTGGTTTTTGTGGAGGATATTTTAACACCACTAGAAACCACGGCATTTTTATCTACATCGGATAAAGTAGAAGATTGGCACAAAATGGAAGAAGCGACAGGTCACAGCCGTTTCCCTGTTGTTAATCGCGCGATGAGACTGACTGGAATGGTTACAAGTAAGGATATTCTGGAAAAAAATCCGAGTATTTCGATCGAACGAGTAATGACAAAAAATCCATTAACAGTTGGTCCGAAAATGAGTGTAGCCTCGGTGGCGCACATGATGATTTGGGAGAGTATCGAAGTAATTCCAGTCGTTAAAGACGATTTAACATTAATCGGGATTGTTAGCAGACAGGATATCTTGAAATCTATGCAAATGATTCAAAAACAACCGCAAGTCGGCGAAACGATTGATGATACCATTGCGAATCAACTTTCTGAAAAAGCAGATACGGGCGAAGAGGCAGATTACGAATTTAAAGTAAGCCCGCAAATGACTAACTCGCTTGGAACATTATCGTACGGCGTATTTACACAAGTAATTTGTGAAGTTGTACAGCAAAAACTATTTTCTATGAAAAAACGGAATGTAGCGATTGAAAATGTAACGATGTATTTCCTAAAACCTGTTCAAATGGACGCGACAATTATTATTAAACCGCGAATTTTGGAGATGGGACGTAAGGCTGGGAAGCTTGATGTAGAACTTTACTTAGAAGGAATTTTGACCGGAAAAGCTATTGTCGCTTGTCAAATGATGGAACGTTAA
- the accD gene encoding acetyl-CoA carboxylase, carboxyltransferase subunit beta, translating into MLGDLFTKPKKRKYATIPSDGTKADVPEGIMTKCPECKKIMYTKELQKNLMVCNYCGFHHPIGAKARIDMLVDEGSFEEIDANLTTANPLGFEDYMDRIEKDKQKSGLNEAILTGHATIGGNPLVIAVMDSRFRMASMGSVVGEKILRAVEDADKTNKPFVIFTASGGARMQEGMLSLMQMAKTSAAFKRFSNHGGLVITVMTHPTTGGVSASFASLGDYNFAEPGALIGFAGRRVIEQTVREELPEDFQTAEFLLKHGQLDDCISRLDLQNKLSFILSIHVKTPEVGGEADGE; encoded by the coding sequence TTGCTAGGAGACTTGTTTACAAAACCAAAAAAGAGAAAATATGCCACAATTCCTTCTGATGGAACGAAAGCAGATGTTCCAGAAGGAATTATGACAAAATGTCCAGAATGTAAAAAAATAATGTATACCAAAGAATTGCAAAAAAATCTTATGGTATGTAATTATTGTGGTTTTCACCATCCAATTGGGGCAAAAGCACGAATCGATATGCTTGTTGATGAAGGCTCTTTTGAAGAAATTGATGCTAATTTAACGACAGCAAATCCACTTGGTTTTGAAGATTATATGGATCGAATTGAGAAAGATAAGCAAAAATCTGGTTTAAATGAAGCGATTCTTACTGGTCATGCAACTATTGGCGGTAATCCACTTGTTATTGCAGTGATGGATTCTCGTTTTAGAATGGCGAGTATGGGCTCTGTTGTCGGTGAAAAAATCCTTCGTGCTGTGGAAGATGCTGATAAAACAAATAAACCATTTGTTATTTTCACTGCATCTGGCGGTGCGCGTATGCAAGAAGGGATGCTGTCACTTATGCAAATGGCAAAAACTTCTGCTGCATTCAAGCGATTTAGCAACCACGGTGGGCTTGTTATCACGGTAATGACACACCCAACTACGGGGGGAGTTTCTGCTAGTTTTGCATCGCTTGGAGATTATAACTTTGCAGAACCAGGAGCACTTATTGGCTTTGCAGGTCGCCGAGTGATTGAACAAACCGTTCGTGAAGAATTACCAGAAGACTTCCAAACGGCAGAGTTTTTATTAAAGCACGGGCAACTAGATGATTGTATTTCACGCCTTGATTTGCAAAATAAATTAAGTTTTATTTTAAGCATTCACGTGAAAACACCTGAAGTGGGAGGTGAAGCGGATGGCGAATGA
- a CDS encoding universal stress protein — translation MLQQYERVLVAVDGSKEAERAFQKAIQVANRNDAALGLVHVIDTRAFSSVANYDTSMADKATEYADELLSGYKEDALKAGVTKVESYIEYGSPKTAITKEAAKAFQADLIMCGATGLNAVERLLIGSVSEYIIRHSPCDVLVVRNDVPDYKDEK, via the coding sequence ATGTTACAACAATACGAAAGAGTTCTAGTAGCAGTTGATGGATCCAAAGAAGCAGAAAGAGCATTCCAAAAAGCAATTCAAGTGGCTAACCGTAATGACGCGGCGCTTGGTCTGGTACACGTTATCGATACACGCGCGTTTTCATCTGTAGCCAATTACGATACAAGCATGGCAGACAAAGCTACCGAATATGCAGATGAATTACTTAGTGGCTATAAAGAAGATGCTTTAAAAGCTGGTGTAACAAAAGTAGAAAGCTACATTGAGTATGGTTCTCCAAAAACAGCCATTACAAAAGAAGCAGCAAAAGCATTTCAAGCAGATTTAATCATGTGTGGTGCGACAGGTCTTAACGCTGTGGAACGCTTGTTAATTGGTAGTGTATCTGAATACATTATTCGTCACTCCCCTTGCGATGTTCTTGTAGTACGTAATGATGTTCCTGATTATAAAGATGAAAAATAA
- the ald gene encoding alanine dehydrogenase, which translates to MLVGVPKEIKNNENRVAMTPASVFSYVNAGHTVYVEKDAGIGSNYQDADFVQAGAKIVATAKEAWDVDMVVKVKEPIASEYTYFKEGLLLFTYLHLANEPTLAKALMESKVNSVAYETVELADHTLPLLSPMSEVAGRMAAQIGAQFLQRTNGGMGVLLGGVPGVEKSEVVIIGGGIAGTNAAKIAAGLGANVTILDMNLKRLRELDDIFGNQVQTLMSNDFNIETAVKKADLVIGAVLIPGAKAPKLVKEHVIKQMIPGSVLVDIAIDQGGIFETTDHVSTHDNPTYEKHGVLHYAVANMPGAVPRTSTLALTNATLPFGLKLANQGLEAAVQNDPFLLRGLNTYQGHITYKAVADSLGLPYTDSKELI; encoded by the coding sequence ATGTTAGTCGGCGTACCAAAAGAAATTAAAAATAACGAGAATAGGGTGGCAATGACTCCGGCAAGTGTTTTTTCATACGTAAATGCAGGTCATACTGTATACGTGGAAAAAGATGCGGGCATTGGCTCTAATTATCAAGACGCTGATTTTGTGCAAGCGGGGGCAAAAATTGTTGCAACAGCTAAAGAAGCTTGGGATGTAGATATGGTTGTAAAAGTAAAAGAACCGATTGCATCAGAGTATACATACTTTAAAGAAGGACTATTACTTTTCACATATTTACATTTGGCCAATGAACCAACGCTTGCGAAAGCTTTGATGGAAAGTAAAGTAAATAGTGTAGCGTATGAAACTGTAGAACTTGCAGACCACACGTTGCCACTACTTTCGCCAATGAGTGAGGTTGCTGGTCGAATGGCAGCTCAGATTGGTGCACAATTTTTACAAAGAACGAATGGTGGTATGGGTGTCTTGCTTGGTGGGGTGCCGGGTGTAGAGAAAAGTGAAGTGGTTATTATTGGTGGCGGAATCGCTGGAACAAATGCAGCAAAAATTGCAGCTGGTTTAGGTGCCAACGTGACCATTCTTGATATGAATTTGAAACGATTGCGCGAGCTGGACGATATTTTTGGCAATCAAGTCCAAACATTAATGTCGAATGATTTTAATATTGAAACAGCTGTGAAAAAAGCTGATTTAGTTATCGGAGCAGTATTAATTCCAGGTGCAAAGGCCCCTAAGCTCGTCAAAGAGCATGTAATTAAACAAATGATTCCGGGATCTGTCCTTGTAGATATCGCGATTGACCAAGGAGGTATTTTTGAAACAACGGATCATGTTTCCACCCATGACAATCCAACCTATGAAAAACACGGCGTACTCCATTATGCTGTGGCAAACATGCCGGGCGCAGTGCCACGGACGTCCACTTTGGCGCTTACTAATGCAACTTTACCTTTTGGATTGAAACTTGCTAATCAAGGCTTAGAAGCAGCTGTACAAAATGACCCATTCTTACTTCGTGGATTAAATACATACCAAGGTCACATTACGTACAAGGCTGTTGCAGATTCGCTTGGTTTACCTTATACGGATAGCAAAGAATTAATTTAA
- the dnaE gene encoding DNA polymerase III subunit alpha, which yields MGFVHLQVASAYDLLSSTASIDKLIAKAKEYHYPALAITDKNVLYGVVEFYQKCLAADIKPIIGMTVTIQGYLNPINSYELILIAESTAGYHELLKIASAIQTREEGPELPQSWLRAYSSDLIAISPGAKGEIERLLMEENREGALEVYANLADIFGKESVYLSAQKENPRLFAKIETFSAEEKVPVVATKNVQYLEPKDAQAKEVLTAIRDNRTVDWTTLPLAGPNYFTSQEEMERDWQTDFEKRACIETGELAKRCHVEIALDQHLLPRFPLEEGQTAPDVLRQTAYDGLKERDLLGAEYQQRLEYELKVITEMGFADYFLIVWDVIRYSREAGVLTGPGRGSAAGSLVSYALRITDVDPIRYNLLFERFLNPERITMPDIDLDFPDNRRDEVISYVVSKYGEAHVAQIGTFGTLAAKAAIRDTARSFGLNSVLLSEWSKLIPSQLGITLQKALQESPRLENHIKSSKENEMIWEVACQIEGLPRHISTHAAGIVISDKPLVEQVALQLGSGDARLTQFAMGELEKIGLLKMDFLGLRNLSLLDRVLKSVNYNREKPLTLADISLEDKKTLKLFQTGDTTGVFQFESDGIRRVLRKLKPTSFEDVVAVDALYRPGPMEQIDTFIARKHGKEKIQYPHPDLAPILEVTYGVIVYQEQIIQVANQMAGFSLGEADLLRRAVSKKKADVLNEERIHFVEGAKSKGYSDASANQVYDMIVQFANYGFNRSHAAAYSKIAFQLAYLKAHFPAAFMSSLLSSVFGNDDKISQYITEAKNYGISMLAPSINHSNYYFQVENETSIRYSFRVIRKVPTKFILEIINERKKAPFRDFFDFCERMPHKMLSETVLEALVFSGCFDEFGEDRATILATIDAVLQYISLLGEDSKGMNLFAEDDDFLKKMKPRYRKTAPISIDEKLEKEKLYTGQYVSAHPVSYYQNKLQNLAITRLANLSSGKNYQVAAYVHEVKSIRTKKGETMCFLTISDDSKELSAVMFPESYRKFANFAQKGEILFLQVKADTRNGELQLIINKAEDLKEIKAPVRLFLKLTETQQMEQIKPILARYKGESKVIVHQAITKQTAELKNIQVSPSNELQEALVELLGQENVVIK from the coding sequence GTGGGTTTTGTTCATTTACAAGTTGCGAGCGCTTATGATTTGCTTTCAAGTACAGCATCGATTGATAAGCTAATCGCTAAAGCAAAAGAATACCATTATCCAGCCTTAGCAATTACGGATAAAAATGTACTTTACGGAGTAGTCGAGTTTTATCAAAAGTGTTTAGCGGCGGATATAAAACCAATTATTGGGATGACAGTGACGATTCAAGGTTACTTAAATCCAATTAATTCCTATGAGTTGATATTAATTGCGGAATCAACCGCTGGATATCACGAGTTATTAAAAATTGCAAGTGCTATTCAAACACGCGAAGAAGGACCAGAATTACCACAAAGCTGGTTACGCGCTTATAGCAGTGATTTGATTGCGATTTCGCCTGGTGCCAAAGGAGAAATCGAGCGTCTTTTGATGGAGGAGAATCGTGAGGGAGCACTAGAGGTTTACGCAAATTTGGCCGATATTTTTGGCAAGGAATCGGTTTATTTATCTGCGCAAAAAGAAAATCCGCGCCTTTTTGCAAAAATAGAAACATTTTCTGCAGAAGAAAAGGTGCCGGTTGTTGCGACAAAAAATGTACAATATTTAGAGCCAAAAGATGCGCAAGCGAAAGAAGTCTTAACTGCCATTCGCGATAATCGAACGGTCGACTGGACGACTTTACCACTCGCTGGACCAAATTATTTTACTTCACAAGAGGAAATGGAACGTGATTGGCAAACGGATTTCGAAAAACGAGCATGCATAGAAACTGGTGAACTTGCAAAGCGTTGTCATGTTGAAATTGCTTTGGATCAGCATCTATTACCTAGATTTCCATTAGAGGAAGGACAAACCGCGCCCGATGTTTTGCGTCAGACAGCCTATGATGGCTTAAAAGAACGAGATTTATTAGGGGCGGAATACCAGCAACGATTAGAATATGAATTAAAAGTTATTACGGAGATGGGATTTGCCGATTATTTTTTAATTGTGTGGGATGTTATTCGTTATTCTCGCGAGGCAGGAGTTTTAACAGGACCAGGCCGGGGCTCTGCGGCAGGATCGCTCGTTTCCTATGCACTCAGAATCACAGATGTCGATCCGATTCGATACAATTTACTATTTGAACGTTTTTTAAATCCAGAACGTATCACGATGCCCGATATCGATTTAGATTTTCCGGATAATCGCCGCGATGAAGTGATTTCGTATGTGGTATCTAAATACGGAGAAGCGCATGTGGCACAAATTGGTACGTTTGGAACACTGGCCGCAAAAGCGGCCATTCGCGATACCGCGAGGAGTTTTGGGCTCAATTCTGTACTATTATCTGAATGGTCTAAGTTGATTCCAAGTCAATTAGGTATTACGTTACAAAAAGCGCTACAAGAAAGTCCTCGTTTAGAAAACCATATTAAAAGTTCCAAAGAAAATGAAATGATTTGGGAAGTTGCTTGCCAAATCGAAGGTTTACCACGCCACATTTCGACGCATGCTGCCGGGATTGTTATTAGCGATAAGCCGCTCGTAGAACAAGTCGCACTTCAATTAGGTAGCGGAGATGCACGTTTGACACAGTTTGCTATGGGCGAATTAGAAAAAATTGGCTTACTTAAAATGGATTTTTTAGGACTTAGAAATCTTAGTTTACTCGACCGTGTCTTAAAATCGGTTAACTACAATAGGGAAAAACCGTTAACATTAGCCGATATCTCTTTAGAAGATAAAAAAACATTGAAACTATTCCAAACAGGTGACACGACAGGGGTATTCCAATTTGAATCGGACGGGATTCGACGTGTACTCCGAAAATTAAAACCAACTTCTTTTGAAGATGTTGTGGCGGTAGATGCACTTTATCGTCCAGGTCCAATGGAACAAATTGATACATTTATCGCTAGAAAACACGGAAAAGAAAAAATTCAATATCCTCATCCAGATTTAGCGCCTATTTTGGAAGTGACGTACGGCGTTATCGTTTATCAAGAACAAATTATTCAAGTAGCGAACCAAATGGCTGGGTTTTCACTTGGGGAAGCAGATTTATTAAGAAGAGCGGTCAGCAAGAAGAAAGCAGATGTCTTAAACGAGGAACGAATTCACTTTGTAGAAGGCGCTAAGAGTAAAGGTTATTCGGATGCTAGCGCTAACCAAGTGTATGATATGATTGTTCAATTCGCGAATTACGGTTTCAACCGAAGTCACGCAGCGGCTTATTCAAAAATCGCTTTTCAATTAGCTTATTTAAAAGCGCATTTTCCAGCTGCATTCATGTCATCGCTTCTTAGCTCTGTTTTCGGCAATGACGACAAAATTTCCCAGTACATTACCGAAGCGAAAAACTATGGAATTAGTATGTTAGCGCCAAGCATCAATCATAGTAATTACTACTTCCAAGTGGAGAATGAAACATCTATCCGCTATAGTTTCCGTGTTATTCGCAAAGTCCCAACGAAATTCATTTTAGAAATTATTAACGAACGAAAAAAAGCACCTTTCCGAGATTTCTTTGATTTTTGTGAAAGAATGCCACATAAAATGCTTTCAGAAACCGTTTTAGAAGCGCTCGTATTTTCTGGTTGTTTTGACGAATTTGGTGAAGATCGAGCAACGATTTTGGCAACTATTGATGCAGTGCTACAATATATTTCACTACTCGGTGAAGATTCAAAAGGGATGAATCTTTTCGCGGAAGATGATGACTTTTTGAAAAAGATGAAACCACGTTACCGGAAAACCGCGCCCATTTCGATTGATGAAAAGTTGGAGAAAGAAAAATTATACACAGGTCAATATGTTTCAGCGCATCCAGTATCGTATTATCAAAACAAATTACAAAACCTTGCAATCACAAGACTTGCAAATCTTTCTTCTGGCAAAAATTATCAAGTAGCTGCCTATGTACACGAAGTAAAATCAATTAGGACAAAAAAAGGCGAAACGATGTGCTTTTTAACAATTAGTGATGACTCCAAAGAACTGAGTGCTGTCATGTTCCCAGAAAGTTACCGTAAATTCGCTAATTTTGCACAAAAAGGGGAAATCCTCTTTTTGCAAGTGAAAGCAGATACGAGAAACGGGGAACTCCAGTTAATTATTAATAAGGCAGAAGATTTAAAAGAAATTAAAGCCCCAGTTAGATTATTTTTGAAATTAACAGAAACGCAGCAAATGGAGCAAATTAAACCGATTTTAGCGCGTTATAAAGGAGAAAGTAAGGTTATCGTTCATCAAGCGATAACGAAACAAACAGCAGAGCTAAAAAATATTCAAGTATCGCCATCAAATGAGTTGCAAGAAGCGTTAGTAGAGCTGCTTGGTCAAGAGAATGTAGTCATTAAGTAA